The following are encoded in a window of Candida dubliniensis CD36 chromosome 4, complete sequence genomic DNA:
- a CDS encoding conserved hypothetical protein (possibly fungus-specific): MSYYQSNMNSQSHYYRENENNSFIDSQNSQSNRLNATANIGQPTLDNSSSSASTVSSSLDNIGIFNIESQSIHKNSNKKDDQRQFNIFARLFFGISLLSAILIVLFEAYMFAVINIHHDKFAKGKYTENSIYFALFIFAGVFQVLITLIALYSRNLLLLVFLMGFYCCMLIYTGIQYNEVSDKISTVLIGKWKTATYAMNIATICVLAAALVLQSILLYFGLRRYVSWFTFKKIGASLELKRIYTYFQIHRSILMFDFFFFAGFTIQFLVIMVKDRKSVEFILTVIVIPLTIILLFVSDISATREFIYGSIFAIILFLCGIAYVLFKLIRLYTKYTSAYDLAIRPGEYFMGRKSLLTFGIITLVLLVATIVLEIISICNYGKGLLPSVSMSYKWIPGYNKSGTAQEISISDDEKEEREDQVDENGVERRTTTNSLYID; encoded by the coding sequence ATGTCATATTATCAATCTAATATGAATTCACAACTGCACTACTATCGTGAAAACGAAaacaattcatttattgattcGCAGAACTCCCAACTGAATAGACTTAATGCAACAGCTAACATTGGCCAACCAACACTAGATAATTCTAGCAGTAGTGCTAGTACTGTTTCTTCTAGTTTGGACAATATAGGCATATTCAATATCGAATCCCAAAGCATAcacaaaaattcaaataaaaaagatgaCCAAAGacaatttaatatttttgcCAGATTATTCTTTGGTATATCCTTATTATCAGCAATtcttattgttttatttgaagCCTATATGTTTGCAGTGATAAATATCCACCATGACAAGTTTGCGAAGGGGAAGTATACGGAGAACTCGATTTACTTTGCACTTTTTATATTTGCAGGAGTATTTCAAGTTTTGATAACATTGATAGCACTCTATTCCCGTAACTTATTGCTATTGGTATTTCTAATGGGATTTTACTGTTGTATGTTGATATACACCGGTATACAATACAATGAAGTTAGTGACAAGATTTCAACAGTACTAATTGGCAAATGGAAAACAGCAACGTACGCTATGAATATTGCTACGATATGTGTTCTTGCTGCAGCCTTGGTGCTTCAATCtattttgttgtattttGGGTTGAGACGATATGTTAGTTGGTTCACTTTTAAGAAAATTGGAGCCAGTTTGGAACTTAAAAGAATTTACACATATTTCCAAATACATCGTTCTATATTgatgtttgattttttcttctttgctGGGTTCACAATCCAATTTTTGGTTATAATGGTAAAAGATAGAAAATCTGTGGAATTTATTTTAACGGTGATTGTTATTccattaacaataattttaCTTTTTGTAAGTGATATTTCAGCAACCAGAGAGTTCATTTATGGATCCATATTTgcaattattttatttttgtgtGGTATTGCTTATGttctttttaaattgataaGATTGTACACCAAATACACATCTGCTTATGATTTGGCAATTAGGCCCGGTGAATATTTTATGGGACGAAAATCATTGTTGACATTTGGTATAATTACTTTAGTATTATTGGTTGCAACAATAGTGTTGGAAATTATTTCTATTTGTAATTATGGGAAAGGGTTATTGCCATCAGTTAGCATGTCCTATAAATGGATACCTGGCTATAATAAATCTGGAACTGCTCAGGAGATAAGTATaagtgatgatgaaaaagaagaaagagaagaTCAAGTGGACGAGAATGGAGTTGAAAGGCGGACTACTACTAACAGTTTATACATTGACTAG
- a CDS encoding phosphomevalonate kinase, putative (Similar to S. cerevisiae ERG8;~In S. cerevisiae: an essential cytosolic enzyme that acts in the biosynthesis of isoprenoids and sterols, including ergosterol, from mevalonate), whose product MSKAFSAPGKAFLAGGYLVLEPIYDAYVTALSSRMHAVITPKTPSLQEESRIKISSPQFANGEWEYHISSNTEKPKEVQSRLNPFLEATIFIVLAYIQPIEPFDLEIVIYSDPGYHSQEDTKAKTSLNEKNTFLYHSRVINEVEKTGLGSSAGLVSVVATSLLSHFIPNVVNEHKDILHNVAQIAHCYAQKKIGSGFDVATAIYGSIIYRRFQPALINEVFQVLESDPEKFPTELKKLIESNWEFKHERCTLPYGIKLLMGDVKGGSETPKLVSRVLQWKKEKPEESSVVYDQLNAANLQFMKELREMCEKHNSNPEAYIKDLDHFVEPLTVAMNKIRKGLQTLTQKSEVPIEPAVQTELLDRCQEINGCVGGVVPGAGGYDAIAVLVLESEVENFKQKTLENPDYFHNVYWVDLEEQTEGVLEEKLEDYVGL is encoded by the coding sequence ATGTCAAAAGCATTCAGTGCACCTGGTAAAGCATTTCTCGCAGGTGGTTATTTGGTTCTTGAACCAATTTATGATGCCTATGTGACAGCATTGTCATCGAGAATGCATGCAGTTATTACGCCAAAAACACCCAGTTTGCAAGAAGAATCAAGAATCAAGATTTCTTCACCTCAATTTGCAAATGGAGAATGGGAATATCACATATCATCAAATACGGAGAAACCCAAAGAAGTGCAATCTCGGTTGAATCCATTTTTAGAAGCAActatatttattgttttggCTTACATTCAACCAATTGAACCATTTGATCTTGAAATTGTCATTTACTCAGATCCTGGATATCATTCACAAGAAGACACTAAAGCTAAAACTTCTTTGAATGAGAAAAATACATTTCTTTACCATTCTCGTGTCATTAATGAAGTGGAAAAGACTGGGTTGGGCTCATCGGCTGGATTAGTTTCAGTTGTTGCCACAAGTTTGTTATCCCATTTTATTCCTAATGTTGTCAATGAGCATAAAGATATTTTGCACAATGTTGCCCAGATTGCACATTGTTATGCCCAAAAAAAGATAGGATCTGGATTTGATGTCGCAACTGCTATTTATGGTCTGATTATATATAGAAGGTTTCAGCCGGCATTGATAAATGAAGTGTTTCAAGTTCTAGAAAGCGATCCTGAAAAATTCCCCACCgagttgaaaaaattgattgaaagtAACTGGGAATTCAAACACGAAAGATGTACATTACCATATGGTATCAAGTTATTAATGGGCGATGTTAAGGGTGGCTCAGAAACGCCTAAATTGGTATCGCGGGTCCTCCAATGGAAAAAGGAGAAACCAGAAGAAAGTTCTGTTGTTTATGACCAACTTAATGCTGCTAATTTGCAGTTTATGAAAGAATTGAGAGAAATGTGTGAAAAACACAATTCAAACCCAGAGGCATATATTAAGGACCTAGACCATTTTGTTGAACCGTTGACGGTTGCCATGAACAAGATTAGAAAAGGGTTACAAACATTAACACAGAAATCAGAGGTCCCAATCGAACCAGCTGTTCAAACTGAATTATTGGATCGTTGTCAGGAGATTAATGGCTGTGTTGGTGGTGTGGTTCCGGGTGCCGGTGGATACGACGCAATAGCGGTATTAGTGTTAGAGAGCGAAGTGGAAAATTTCAAGCAGAAAACTCTTGAAAATCCAGATTACTTTCATAATGTTTATTGGGTTGATTTGGAAGAGCAAACAGAAGGTGTGCTTGAAGAGAAATTGGAAGACTACGTAGGCTTATAA
- a CDS encoding prephenate dehydrogenase, putative (Similar to S. cerevisiae TYR1;~In S. cerevisiae: involved in tyrosine biosynthesis, expression is dependent on phenylalanine levels) encodes MKYLDSYEFLFWNQSLSFFCLPNFFVFFIPNNPFIIFFFVLFQLSLSLKDPVNKQVTYIAMACTETELKNYQECKTIGIIGLGDMGYLYAKRFSDAGWKVVGCDREDLYETTKTKFSNEKFEILKNGHFVSRISDYIIYSVEAENIEKIVSIYGPSTKFGAIVGGQTSCKAPEIAAFEKHLPEDNEIISLHSLHGPKVNTTGQPLVLIKHRASDRSFEFVEALVSCLNSKQVYLTAKEHDRITADTQAVTHAAFLSMGVAWKSVNQYPWETPRWIGGIENAKINISLRIFSNKWHVYAGLAITNPSAHDQVLQYSKSTTELFTLMIQGKKKELTERLTKAKQFVFKYITNHHDLLLDDNILQKFSLSKTPPEGKQPNSHLSLLAIVDSWYNLGIIPYDHIICSTPLFRIFLGVTEYVFCTPGYLEESIDVAINDSSFRQDDLHFTIAAQTWSNIISFGNFELYKREFEDTQNFFQPMFQEANAIGNEMIKTILERVKEREC; translated from the coding sequence atgaaatatttagATCTGTATGAGTTCCTTTTTTGGAATCAACTGTTGTCTTTTTTCTGCTTGcctaatttttttgtttttttcataCCAAACAACccatttatcatttttttttttgtcctTTTCCAGCTTCTGTTATCATTAAAGGACCCAGTCAACAAACAAGTCACATATATAGCTATGGCATGCACGGAAACggaattgaagaattatcaaGAATGCAAGACAATTGGTATAATTGGTCTTGGTGATATGGGTTACTTATACGCCAAACGTTTTAGTGACGCTGGGTGGAAAGTTGTTGGGTGTGATAGGGAAGACTTGTATGAAACCACCAAAACAAAGTTTtccaatgaaaaatttgaaatattgaaGAATGGGCATTTTGTATCGAGAATTTCAGATTATATTATCTACAGTGTTGAGGcagaaaatattgaaaagatTGTGTCAATCTACGGTCCTTCCACCAAATTTGGGGCTATAGTGGGCGGACAAACTTCATGTAAGGCACCAGAGATAGCTGCATTTGAAAAGCATTTACCAGAAGATAATGAAATCATTTCCCTTCATTCGTTACATGGTCCCAAAGTGAATACTACGGGACAACCACTAGTGTTGATAAAGCATCGTGCCTCTGACAGATCTTTTGAGTTTGTAGAAGCTTTGGTTTCGTGCTTGAATTCTAAACAAGTGTATTTGACAGCTAAGGAACATGATAGAATCACTGCAGATACACAGGCGGTGACACATGCAGCTTTCTTGTCCATGGGAGTGGCATGGAAACTGGTGAATCAATATCCATGGGAAACGCCAAGATGGATTGGGGGTATTGAAAACGCAAAGATAAATATCTCATTaagaatattttcaaataaatgGCATGTTTATGCTGGGTTAGCAATAACCAACCCTTCCGCACATGATCAAGTATTGCAGTATTCCAAGTCAACCACGGAACTATTTACTTTAATGATACAagggaaaaagaaagagttAACAGAGAGATTAACAAAAGCCAAACAATTTGTGTTCAAATATATTACCAACCACCATGATTTGCTATTGGACGATAATATCTTGCAAAAGTTTTCCTTGAGCAAGACTCCACCAGAGGGGAAACAACCAAATTCACATTTGTCGCTATTGGCTATTGTCGATAGTTGGTATAATTTAGGTATCATCCCATATGACCATATCATTTGCTCGACCCCATTATTCAGAATTTTCTTAGGGGTCACTGAGTACGTGTTTTGTACTCCTGGGTATTTAGAAGAAAGTATAGACGTGGCAATTAATGATTCTTCGTTTAGACAGGATGATTTACATTTCACTATTGCAGCACAAACCTGGTCAAATATCATCAGCTTTGGAAACTTTGAATTGTACAAACGTGAATTTGAAGATACCCAGAATTTTTTCCAGCCTATGTTTCAAGAAGCAAATGCTATTGGGAATGAAATGATTAAAACCATATTAGAAAGAGTGAAAGAACGAGAatgctaa
- a CDS encoding ADP-ribosylation factor-like protein, putative (Similar to S. cerevisiae ARL1;~In S. cerevisiae: soluble GTPase with a role in regulation of membrane traffic; regulates potassium influx; G protein of the Ras superfamily, similar to ADP-ribosylation factor), with translation MGQALSFGNIFSKLWGTNKEIRILILGLDGAGKTTILYRLQMGEVVTTKPTIGFNVETLKYKNITLNIWDLGGQTSIRPYWRCYYSNTSAVIFVVDSTDKDRIDTACKELHQMLKEEELQDSALLVFANKQDQPGAMTAAEVSQALSLTDLKDRSWSIVASSAIKGEGLTEGLDWLMDVIKDEQL, from the coding sequence ATGGGTCAAGCTTTGAGTTTCGgtaatattttttcaaaactcTGGGGCACTAATAAGGAAATAAGGATTCTTATATTGGGTCTAGATGGTGCTGgtaaaacaacaatattatatCGTTTGCAAATGGGAGAAGTGGTCACTACCAAGCCTACTATTGGGTTCAATGTGGAGACATtaaaatacaaaaacaTTACGTTAAATATATGGGATTTGGGTGGTCAAACTTCCATTAGACCTTACTGGAGATGTTATTACAGCAACACATCAGCAGTtatctttgttgttgattcgACCGATAAAGATCGTATCGACACTGCCTGCAAGGAATTACATCAAATGTTGAAGGAAGAGGAGTTACAGGATAGTGCATTATTAGTTTTTGCAAACAAACAAGATCAACCAGGAGCAATGACTGCTGCGGAAGTGAGTCAAGCTTTAAGCCTAACTGATTTGAAAGACAGAAGTTGGAGTATTGTTGCATCAAGTGCCATCAAAGGCGAAGGGTTAACAGAAGGGTTAGACTGGTTAATGGATGTGATTAAAGATGAGCAGTTGTAA
- a CDS encoding malate dehydrogenase, mitochondrial precursor, putative (Similar to S. cerevisiae MDH1;~catalyzes interconversion of malate and oxaloacetate; involved in the tricarboxylic acid (TCA) cycle), translated as MFSKVASRSFSSSASNAYKVAVLGAGGGIGQPLSLLLKLNHKVTDLALYDIRGAPGVAADVSHVPTNSTVKGYNPDQIEEALTGSDVIVIPAGVPRKPGMTRDDLFNTNASIVRDLAKAAADYAPNAAVCIISNPVNSTVPIVAEVFKSKGNYNPNKLFGVTTLDVLRAARFVSEVAGTNPVNENVPVVGGHSGVTIVPLLSQTKHKDLSGETRDALVHRIQFGGDEVVQAKDGAGSATLSMAQAGARFAGAVLDGLAGEKDVIECTFVDSPLFKDEGVDFFSTKVTLGVDGVKTVHPIGEISDYEEAQVKEAKDTLIKNIKKGVDFVAQNP; from the coding sequence atgttttcaaaagtTGCTTCTAgatcattttcttcttctgcttCCAACGCCTACAAAGTTGCCGTTTTAGgtgctggtggtggtattgGTCAACcattatctttattattgaaattgaaccACAAAGTTACCGATTTGGCTCTTTACGATATCAGAGGTGCTCCAGGTGTTGCTGCTGATGTTTCCCACGTCCCAACTAACTCCACCGTCAAAGGTTACAACCCAGATCAAATCGAAGAAGCCTTGACTGGCTCCGATGTTATTGTCATCCCAGCTGGTGTTCCAAGAAAACCAGGTATGACCAGAGACGATTTATTCAACACCAATGCCTCAATTGTCAGAGACTTGGCCAAGGCTGCTGCTGATTACGCTCCAAATGCCGCCGTTTGTATTATTTCTAACCCAGTCAACTCTACTGTTCCAATTGTTGCTgaagttttcaaatcaaaaggTAACTACAACCCAAACAAATTGTTTGGTGTCACCACCTTGGATGTCTTGAGAGCTGCCAGATTTGTTTCTGAAGTTGCCGGTACCAACCCAGTTAACGAAAACGTTCCAGTTGTTGGTGGTCACTCCGGTGTTACCATTGTTCCATTGTTGTCTCAAACCAAACACAAGGACTTGTCCGGTGAAACCAGAGATGCTTTGGTCCACAGAATTCAATTCGGTGGTGATGAAGTTGTCCAAGCTAAAGATGGTGCTGGTTCTGCTACTTTGTCCATGGCTCAAGCTGGTGCCAGATTTGCTGGTGCCGTTTTGGACGGTTTGGCTGGTGAAAAGGATGTCATTGAATGTACTTTTGTTGACTCACCATTGTTCAAAGACGAAGGTGTTGATTTCTTCTCTACTAAAGTCACCTTGGGTGTCGATGGTGTCAAGACTGTGCACCCAATCGGTGAAATTTCTGATTACGAAGAAGCTCAAGTCAAAGAAGCTAAAGACACTTTGATCAAGAACATCAAGAAAGGTGTTGACTTTGTTGCTCAAAACCCATAA
- a CDS encoding TFIIIC subunit, putative (Similar to S. cerevisiae TFC1;~In S. cerevisiae: one of six subunits of the RNA polymerase III transcription initiation factor complex (TFIIIC); part of the TauA globular domain of TFIIIC that binds DNA at the BoxA promoter sites of tRNA and similar genes) produces MPELQQPDKHSMDIPHVAAIDLPLNVQNVTKAVDMLGGEELIRASIRESHPLELRLRKDPFHHPIQASSNNSERILVKIKIPKKSLPKNSESLSIQQLLELNSQDKSTPRERIQPVAIIDKTYSFKAMADFQVSTRNNSFVQDFNRVMINHNSINDIKDYIDEHHGWQGYANLSKKYFQNNDHQLIPPPILSSIRFPFDYKYQQNPGTSTVRDIHGEVKVISNQNRQKLHTLLIDYNTPTPQGPLEEIKKNWDKLSNENLSVNSTDFLLLQCIRKLQALFEIKPIWNRKQLYSILPEDMKKFLKHALPYVTYTYKSGPWRFCNIKYGLDVVHDPSYWRSQTEYFRVLGFRKGTSTDESKMIVPPSLQGSSEVVEIPESLLFNGVSLPSVATFQIGDIMDADIISILEDHQNSMDEDFLRNVCDPQDGWINRQTMEVIRRVMRYKLKQLVNEESIDQSKIHKIINTNYTEDKDDEEEVNDIHGDRNGPDELDEDEDEEEEEEDNALY; encoded by the coding sequence atgCCTGAACTACAACAACCAGATAAGCACTCGATGGATATTCCTCACGTGGCGGCTATTGATCTTCCGCTAAATGTCCAAAATGTAACTAAAGCGGTTGATATGTTGGGTGGAGAAGAATTAATACGGGCATCAATAAGAGAATCGCATCCATTGGAATTGAGATTAAGAAAAGATCCATTCCATCATCCAATACAAGCCCTGAGTAATAATTCAGAAAGAATACTAGTGAAGATTAAAATTCCCAAAAAAAGCTTGCCTAAAAATAGTGAATCACTTTCCATTCAACAATTACTTGAACTTAATAGCCAAGATAAACTGACACCTAGAGAACGGATTCAACCTGTTGCAATCATAGACAAAACATATCTGTTTAAAGCAATGGCAGACTTCCAAGTTTCCACAAGGAATAATTCCTTTGTACAGGATTTCAACAGAGTGATGATTAATCATAACAGTATAAATGATATCAAAGATTACATTGATGAGCATCATGGCTGGCAGGGGTATGCCAATCTATCTAAAAAGTATTTCCAAAATAATgatcatcaattgattccaccaccaatattaTCTTCGATTAGATTTCCGTTTGATTacaaatatcaacaaaaccCTGGTACGTCGACAGTTAGAGATATCCATGGTGAAGTAAAAGTGATTTCAAATCAGAATCGTCAAAAATTACACACATTATTAATAGATTATAATACCCCGACCCCGCAAGGACCGTTGGAGgagattaaaaaaaattgggaCAAGTTGTCTAACGAAAATTTATCTGTTAACAGTACAGATTTTTTACTACTCCAGTGTATCAGGAAATTACAAGCCCTCTTTGAAATCAAACCTATTTGGAATAGAAAGCAACTATACAGCATACTTCCTGAAGAtatgaagaaatttttaaagCATGCATTACCATATGTGACTTATACTTACAAAAGTGGTCCATGGCGTTTTTGCAACATTAAATATGGGCTCGACGTTGTACATGACCCATCTTATTGGAGATCTCAAACTGAATATTTTCGAGTTCTTGGGTTCAGAAAGGGAACAAGCACGGATGAGTCAAAGATGATAGTTCCACCTTCTTTGCAAGGGTCTTCAGAAGTGGTTGAAATACCAGAGagtttattgtttaatgGGGTTTCGTTACCTTCAGTGGCTACTTTCCAAATAGGAGATATTATGGATGCAGATATAATTAGTATACTTGAAGACCACCAGAATAGTATGGATGAGGATTTTTTAAGAAATGTATGTGATCCTCAAGATGGTTGGATCAATCGACAAACAATGGAGGTGATAAGACGCGTGATGAGGtacaaattgaaacaacTAGTAAATGAAGAAAGCATTGACCAAAGTAAAATACATAAGATTATCAATACCAACTATACTGAGGATAAAGACGATGAAGAAGAGGTTAATGATATACATGGGGACAGGAATGGACCTGATGAATTAGACGAAGACGAGGAcgaagaggaagaagaagaagataatgCATTATATTAA
- a CDS encoding dolichol-phosphate mannosyltransferase subunit, putative (Similar to Magnoporthe grisea MGG_10055;~Similar to Homo sapiens DPM3), with protein MTKATETGLTIFALSAIYFALVTGVIPIPAKIHDEILPYLPWWGLVTFGSYALSTLGWGIVTFKDKEHKYNELKIQIDEAKDFYKTKGIDLD; from the coding sequence ATGACAAAAGCCACTGAAACAGgattaacaatttttgcCTTATCAGCTATATATTTTGCTCTCGTTACTGGTGTTATCCCAATTCCAGCTAAAATACACGACGAAATATTGCCATACTTGCCATGGTGGGGATTAGTTACATTTGGATCATATGCCTTGTCAACATTAGGTTGGGGAATTGTTACATTCAAAGACAAAGAACATAAATAcaatgaattaaaaatacaaatcGATGAAGCTAAAGATTTCTACAAAACAAAAGgtattgatttggattAA
- a CDS encoding uncharacterized protein (conserved hypothetical protein;~possibly fungus-specific): MGKKKRQTKREEICKQIRTSFDSLYFIFFIMIIRRQLATLAKSRPTPAKKTSDTTRRKYAFYDLVLRTPSHPQHPIEASLMSTKDLAKLKAHTKTTFVGNYTLDNLSAEERIAKVFGGRIKGEDRKASSRIDRGESRVIAGITVPARPPEPDNCCMSGCINCVWELFDEDLKDWDLKRKQAAERLVSQGGRWPENFNAPLKYLKRENYPVSLANKSDKEIKQGTEGQPGKDDDDDSWGSVPVSIRVFAEVEKKLKQKKTLASS; the protein is encoded by the coding sequence AtggggaaaaaaaaaaggcaaaCAAAAAGAGAAGAGATCTGTAAACAAATAAGAACTTCTTTTGATAGTTTGTATTTTATCTTCTTTATAATGATCATTCGAAGGCAACTAGCAACGTTGGCAAAGTCAAGACCAACACCAGCTAAGAAAACATCCGACACTACTCGTAGAAAATATGCATTTTACGATTTGGTATTGCGTACACCTTCACACCCACAGCATCCAATAGAAGCAAGCTTAATGTCTACAAAGGACTTGGCTAAACTAAAAGCTCACACAAAGACAACATTTGTTGGGAATTACACTTTAGATAACTTATCTGCAGAAGAAAGAATAGCCAAGGTGTTTGGGGGTAGAATCAAAGGAGAAGATAGAAAGGCATCAAGTCGTATAGATCGTGGAGAATCTCGAGTTATTGCTGGGATTACTGTACCTGCAAGACCACCAGAACCGGACAACTGTTGTATGAGTGGGTGTATTAACTGTGTATGGGAACTATTTGACgaagatttgaaagattGGGACTTAAAGCGGAAACAAGCAGCTGAACGTTTAGTGTCTCAAGGAGGTCGTTGGCCAGAGAACTTTAATGCTCcattaaaatatttgaaaagagaaaattaCCCAGTGTCATTGGCCAACAAACTGGATAAGGAAATCAAGCAGGGCACAGAAGGACAACCAGGAaaggatgatgatgacgacaGTTGGGGGTCTGTCCCTGTTTCAATTAGAGTATTTGCTGAAGTTGAAAAGAAGttgaaacaaaagaaaacctTGGCATCAAGCTAG